In Papio anubis isolate 15944 chromosome 17, Panubis1.0, whole genome shotgun sequence, the following are encoded in one genomic region:
- the CHD3 gene encoding chromodomain-helicase-DNA-binding protein 3 isoform X8, translating to MNGSGYLEQNTEVKDKDDIRLLPSALGVKKRKRGPKKQKENKPGKPRKRKKRDSEEEFGSERDEYREKSESGGSEYGTGPGRKRRRKHREKKEKKTKRRKKGEGDGGQKQVEQKSSATLLLTWGLEDVEHVFSEEDYHTLTNYKAFSQFMRPLIAKKNPKIPMSKMMTILGAKWREFSANNPFKGSAAAVAAAAAAAAAAVAEQVSAAVSSATPIAPSGPPALPPPPAADIQPPPIRRAKTKEGKGPGHKRRSKSPRVPDGRKKLRGKKMAPLKIKLGLLGGKRKKGGSYVFQSDEGPEPEAEESDLDSGSVHSASGRPDGPVRTKKLKRGRPGRKKKKVLGCPAVAGEEEVDGYETDHQDYCEVCQQGGEIILCDTCPRAYHLVCLDPELDRAPEGKWSCPHCEKEGVQWEAKEEEEEYEEEGEEEGEKEEEDDHMEYCRVCKDGGELLCCDACISSYHIHCLNPPLPDIPNGEWLCPRCTCPVLKGRVQKILHWRWGEPPVAVPAPQQADGNPDVPAPRPLQGRSEREFFVKWVGLSYWHCSWAKELQLEIFHLVMYRNYQRKNDMDEPPPLDYGSGEDDGKSDKRKVKDPHYAEMEEKYYRFGIKPEWMTVHRIINHSVDKKGNYHYLVKWRDLPYDQSTWEEDEMNIPEYEEHKQSYWRHRELIMGEDPAQPRKYKKKKKELQGDGPPSSPTNDPTVKYETQPRFITATGGTLHMYQLEGLNWLRFSWAQGTDTILADEMGLGKTIQTIVFLYSLYKEGHTKGPFLVSAPLSTIINWEREFQMWAPKFYVVTYTGDKDSRAIIRENEFSFEDNAIKGGKKAFKMKREAQVKFHVLLTSYELITIDQAALGSIRWACLVVDEAHRLKNNQSKFFRVLNGYKIDHKLLLTGTPLQNNLEELFHLLNFLTPERFNNLEGFLEEFADISKEDQIKKLHDLLGPHMLRRLKADVFKNMPAKTELIVRVELSPMQKKYYKYILTRNFEALNSRGGGNQVSLLNIMMDLKKCCNHPYLFPVAAMESPKLPSGAYEGGALIKSSGKLMLLQKMLRKLKEQGHRVLIFSQMTKMLDLLEDFLDYEGYKYERIDGGITGALRQEAIDRFNAPGAQQFCFLLSTRAGGLGINLATADTVIIFDSDWNPHNDIQAFSRAHRIGQANKVMIYRFVTRASVEERITQVAKRKMMLTHLVVRPGLGSKAGSMSKQELDDILKFGTEELFKDENEGENKEEDSSVIHYDNEAIARLLDRNQDATEDTDVQNMNEYLSSFKVAQYVVREEDKIEEIEREIIKQEENVDPDYWEKLLRHHYEQQQEDLARNLGKGKRVRKQVNYNDAAQEDQDNQSEYSVGSEEEDEDFDERPEGRRQSKRQLRNEKDKPLPPLLARVGGNIEVLGFNTRQRKAFLNAVMRWGMPPQDAFTTQWLVRDLRGKTEKEFKAYVSLFMRHLCEPGADGSETFADGVPREGLSRQQVLTRIGVMSLVKKKVQEFEHINGRWSMPELMPDPSADSKRSSRASSPTKTSPTTPEASATNSPCTSKPATPAPSEKGEGIRTPLEKEEAENQEEKPEKNSRIGEKMDTEVDAPSPAPSLGERLEPRKIPLEDEVPGVPGEMELEPGYRGDREKSATESTPGERGEEKPMDGQEHRERPEGEAGDLGKRAEDVKGDRELRPGPRDEPRSNGRREEKTEKPRFMFNIADGGFTELHTLWQNEERAAISSGKLNEIWHRRHDYWLLAGIVLHGYARWQDIQNDAQFAIINEPFKTEANKGNFLEMKNKFLARRFKLLEQALVIEEQLRRAAYLNLSQEPAHPAMALHARFAEAECLAESHQHLSKESLAGNKPANAVLHKGKGRGGPARGRAHNAAMRCSDNSPPPCLPMSPHLPFLHAPFFFLLSLHLSSVVICSLSFPNTFSFPLSCFCFLSTFTFLISGSLTSVSSSLALFLPVSVRLMPLFSWLHLSISLSFSCPSFSVARAPVLNQLEELLSDMKADVTRLPATLSRIPPIAARLQMSERSILSRLASKGTEPHPTPAFPPGPYATPPGYGAAFSAAPVGALAAAGANYSQMPAGSFITAATNGPPVLVKKEKEMVGALVSDGLDRKEPRAGEVICIDD from the exons ATGAATGGGTCAGGATATCTGGAACAAAATACGGAGGTGAAGG ATAAGGATGACATTCGGCTGCTGCCTTCAGCATTGGGTGTGAAGAAGAGAAAACGAGGACCCAAGAAACAGAAGGAGAACAAGCCAGGAAAACCCCGAAAACGCAAGAAGCGT gacAGTGAGGAGGAATTTGGTTCTGAGCGAGATGAGTACCGGGAGAAGTCAGAGAGTGGGGGGAGTGAATATGGAACCGGACCAGGTCGGAAACGAAGAAGGAAGCACcgagaaaaaaaggagaagaagacaAAGCGGCGGAAAAAGGGGGAGGGAGATGGGGGGCAAAAG CAAGTGGAACAGAAGTCATCAGCAACTCTGCTTCTGACCTGGGGCCTGGAGGATGTGGAGCATGTGTTCTCTGAGGAGGATTACCACACACTCACCAACTACAAAGCCTTCAGCCAGTTCATGAG GCCCCTGATTGCTAAGAAGAATCCTAAGATCCCAATGTCTAAGATGATGACCATCCTTGGGGCCAAATGGAGAGAGTTCAGCGCCAACAACCCCTTCAAGGGGTCAGCAGCTGCTGtggcggcggcagcggcagcagcagcagcagctgtagCTGAGCAGGTGTCAGCTGCTGTCTCATCGGCCACCCCCATAGCACCCTCCGGACCCCCCGCCCTTCCACCACCCCCTGCTGCTGATATCCAGCCCCCACCCATCCGAAGAGCCAAAACCAAAGAGGGCAAAG GTCCAGGCCATAAGAGACGGAGTAAGAGCCCCCGAGTGCCTGATGGACGCAAGAAGCTTCGGGGAAAGAAAATGGCACCGCTCAAAATAAAACTAGGGCTGCTGGGtggcaagaggaagaaaggaggctcG TATGTTTTTCAGAGTGACGAAGGTCCTGAACCAGAGGCTGAGGAGTCAGACCTGGACAGTGGCAGTGTCCACAGTGCCTCAGGCCGGCCTGATGGCCCTGTCCGCACCAAGAAACTAAAGAGAGGCCGgccaggaaggaagaagaagaagg TCCTGGGCTGTCCTGCAGTGGccggggaggaggaggttgaTGGCTACGAGACGGATCACCAGGATTACTGTGAGGTGTGCCAGCAGGGTGGGGAAATTATTCTGTGTGACACCTGCCCTCGTGCCTACCACCTCGTCTGCCTTGATCCTGAGCTTGACCGGGCTCCCGAGGGCAAATGGAGCTGCCCTCACTGT GAGAAGGAGGGGGTCcagtgggaggccaaggaggaagaggaggaatacgaagaggagggagaggaggaaggggagaaggaggaggaggatgatcACATGGAGTACTGCCGCGTGTGCAAGGACGGCGGGGAGCTGCTGTGCTGTGACGCGTGCATCTCTTCCTACCACATTCATTGTCTAAACCCTCCCCTGCCTGACATTCCCAATGGTGAATGGCTGTGTCCCCGATGCACA TGCCCTGTGCTGAAGGGTCGAGTGCAGAAGATCCTGCATTGGCGGTGGGGGGAGCCGCCTGTAGCAGTGCCAGCCCCTCAACAGGCAGACGGGAATCCAGATGTCCCAGCCCCGCGTCCTCTTCAAGGCAGATCAGAGCGAGAGTTCTTTGTCAAGTGGGTGGGACTATCCTACTGGCACTGCTCCTGGGCCAAGGAGCTTCAG CTGGAAATCTTCCATTTGGTTATGTACCGAAACTACCAGCGGAAGAATGACATGGATGAGCCCCCGCCCCTGGACTATGGCTCCGGCGAGGATGATGGGAAGAGTGACAAGCGTAAAGTGAAAGACCCACACTATGCTGAGATGGAGGAGAAGTACTATCGTTTTGGCATCAAGCCAGAGTGGATGACTGTCCACCGTATCATCAACCACAG TGTGGATAAAAAGGGGAATTACCACTATCTAGTAAAATGGAGGGACTTGCCATATGACCAGTCCACGTGGGAGGAAGATGAAATGAATATCCCTGAATATGAAGAACATAAGCAAAGCTACTGGAGACACCG AGAACTAATTATGGGGGAAGACCCTGCCCAGCCCCGGAagtataagaaaaagaagaaggagctACAGGGTGATGGGCCTCCCAGTTCTCCCACTAATGAT CCTACCGTGAAATATGAGACTCAGCCACGGTTTATCACAGCCACTGGAGgcaccctgcacatgtaccagCTGGAAGGGCTGAACTGGCTGCGCTTCTCCTGGGCCCAGGGCACTGATACCATTCTAGCTGATGAGATGGGGCTGGGCAAGACCATACAAACTATTGTCTTCCTCTACTCACTCTATAAGGAG GGCCACACAAAAGGTCCCTTCCTGGTGAGTGCCCCACTCTCTACCATCATTAACTGGGAGCGGGAGTTCCAGATGTGGGCACCCAAATTCTATGTGGTGACATACACGGGTGACAAGGATAGCCGGGCCATCATTCGTGAGAATGAATTCTCCTTTGAGGACAACGCCATCAAAGGGGGCAAGAAAGCTTTTAAGATGAAG AGGGAGGCACAGGTGAAGTTCCACGTTCTCCTGACATCGTATGAGCTGATCACCATTGATCAGGCAGCACTCGGTTCTATCCGCTGGGCCTGTCTTGTGGTAGATGAGGCCCATCGACTCAAGAACAACCAGTCCAAG TTTTTCAGGGTTCTCAATGGTTACAAGATAGATCATAAGTTGCTGCTGACAGGAACCCCATTGCAGAACAATCTGGAGGAGCTCTTCCATCTCCTGAACTTCCTCACCCCAGAGAGATTTAA CAACttggagggcttcctggaggagttTGCTGACATATCCAAAGAGGACCAGATCAAGAAACTGCATGATTTGCTGGGGCCACATATGCTACGGAGGCTCAAGGCAGATGTCTTTAAGAACATGCCAGCCAAGACAGAGCTCATCGTTCGGGTGGAGCTAAGCCCCATGCAGAA GAAATACTACAAGTACATCCTGACTCGAAATTTTGAGGCCTTGAATTCACGAGGTGGTGGGAACCAGGTGTCGCTGCTTAATATCATGATGGATCTTAAGAAGTGCTGCAACCATCCATACCTTTTTCCCGTGGCTGCTATG GAGTCCCCCAAACTCCCCAGTGGGGCTTATGAGGGTGGGGCACTTATTAAGTCATCTGGGAAGCTCATGCTGCTCCAGAAGATGCTGCGAAAGCTGAAGGAGCAAGGACACCGAGTACTCATCTTCTCGCAG ATGACCAAAATGTTAGACTTGCTTGAGGACTTCTTAGACTATGAAGGCTACAAGTATGAACGCATCGATGGTGGCATCACTGGTGCCCTGAGGCAGGAAGCCATCGATCGGTTTAATG CTCCTGGAGCCCAACAATTCTGCTTCCTCCTGTCCACCCGAGCTGGGGGCCTGGGCATCAATCTGGCCACTGCTGACACTGTCATCATCTTTGATTCTGACTGGAACCCCCATAATGACATCCAG GCCTTTAGCCGGGCTCATCGGATTGGCCAGGCCAACAAAGTGATGATTTACCGGTTTGTGACTCGTGCGTCAGTGGAAGAGCGAATCACACAAGTGGCCAAAAGAAAGATGATGCTGACACACCTGGTTGTGCGGCCTGGGCTGGGCTCCAAGGCAGGCTCCATGTCTAAGCAGGAGCTTGACGACATTCTCAAATTTGGCACTGAAGAGCTGTTCAAGGATGAAAACGAGG GGGAGAACAAGGAGGAAGACAGCAGTGTGATTCATTATGACAATGAGGCCATCGCTCGGCTGTTGGACCGGAACCAGGATGCAACTGAGGACACTGACGTGCAGAACATGAATGAGTATCTCAGCTCCTTCAAAGTGGCACAGTACGTCGTGCGGGAAGAAGACAAG ATTGAGGAAATTGAGCGAGAGATCATCAAGCAGGAGGAGAACGTGGACCCTGACTACTGGGAGAAGCTGCTGAGGCATCACTATGAGCAACAGCAGGAAGACCTAGCCCGGAATCTAGGCAAGGGCAAGCGGGTTCGCAAGCAAGTTAACTACAATGATGCTGCTCAGGAAGACCAAG ACAACCAGTCAGAGTACTCGGTGGGTtcagaggaggaggatgaagactTCGATGAACGTCCTGAAG GGCGTAGACAGTCAAAGAGGCAGCTCCGGAATGAGAAAGATAAGCCACTGCCTCCACTGCTGGCCCGAGTCGGGGGCAACATTGAG GTGCTGGGCTTCAATACCCGTCAGCGGAAGGCTTTCCTCAATGCCGTGATGCGCTGGGGGATGCCACCACAGGATGCCTTCACCACGCAGTGGCTGGTGCGGGACCTGAGGGGCAAGACTGAGAAGGAGTTTAA GGCCTATGTATCTTTGTTCATGCGCCATCTGTGTGAGCCTGGGGCAGACGGCTCTGAAACCTTTGCCGATGGGGTCCCTCGGGAGGGACTGAGTCGCCAGCAGGTGTTGACCCGCATTGGAGTCATGTCTCTCGTCAAGAAGAAG GTGCAGGAGTTTGAGCACATCAATGGGCGTTGGTCAATGCCGGAACTGATGCCCGACCCCAGCGCTGACTCTAAGCGCTCCTCCAGAGCCTCCTCTCCTACCAAAACGTCTCCCACCACTCCTGAGGCTTCTGCTACCAACAGTCCCTGCACCTCTAAACCTG CTACTCCAGCTCCAAGTGAGAAAGGAGAAGGCATAAGGACTCCTCTTGAGAAGGAGGAAGCTGAAAACCAGGAGGAAAAGCCAGAGAAGAACAGCAGAATTGGGGAGAAGATGGACACAGAG GTTGatgcccccagcccagccccatcACTCGGGGAGCGGCTGGAGCCAAGGAAGATTCCTCTAGAGGATGAGGTGCCAGGGGTACCTGGAGAGATGGAGCTTGAACCTGGGTACCGTGGGGACAGAGAGAAGTCAG CCACAGAGTCGACGCCAGGAGAAAGGGGGGAGGAGAAGCCGATGGATGGACAGGAACACAGGGAGAGGCCGGAGGGGGAAGCAGGGGATTTGGGCAAGAGAG CAGAAGATGTAAAAGGTGACCGGGAGCTTCGACCAGGGCCTCGAGATGAGCCACGGTCCAATGGGCGAcgagaggaaaagacagagaagcCCCGGTTCATGTTCAATATCGCAGATGGTGGCTTCACAG AGCTTCACACACTGTGGCAGAATGAGGAACGGGCAGCTATTTCCTCAGGCAAACTCAATGAGATCTGGCACAGAAGACACGACTACTGGCTTCTGGCTGGGATTGTCCT CCATGGCTATGCACGGTGGCAGGACATCCAGAATGATGCTCAATTTGCCATTATCAACGAGCCATTTAAAACTGAAGCCAATAAGGGGAACTTTCTGGAGATGAAAAATAAGTTCCTGGCCCGGAGGTTCAAG CTCCTGGAGCAGGCGCTGGTGATTGAGGAGCAGCTGCGGCGGGCGGCCTACCTGAACCTGTCGCAGGAGCCGGCGCACCCCGCCATGGCCCTCCACGCCCGCTTCGCCGAGGCCGAGTGCCTGGCCGAGAGCCACCAGCACCTCTCCAAGGAGTCGCTGGCGGGGAACAAGCCGGCCAACGCCGTCCTGCACAAGGGTAAGGGCCGCGGCGGCCCCGCGCGGGGGAGGGCCCACAACGCTGC TATGAGATGTTCTGACAACTCCCCGCCCCCATGTCTTCCGATGTCCCCCCATCTTCCTTTCCTCCAtgctccctttttctttcttctttctctccatctgtcttctgtggtgatctgttctctctcttttcctaacactttttcttttcccctgagTTGCTTCTGTTTTTTGTCTACTTTTACTTTCTTGATCTCTGGTTCTTTGACATCTGTGTCCTCCTCTCTCGCTCTTTTTCTGCCTGTATCTGTCCGTCTGATGCCTCTCTTTTCCTGGCTCCATCTCTCTATTTCCCTGTCTTTCTCTTGCCCTTCTTTCTCTGTGGCCCGGGCCCCAGTTCTGAACCAGCTGGAGGAGTTGCTGAGCGACATGAAGGCGGACGTGACCCGCCTGCCAGCCACGCTATCCCGAATACCCCCCATCGCAGCCCGCCTTCAGATGTCCGAGCGCAGCATCCTCAGCCGGCTGGCCAGCAAGGGCACGGAGCCTCACCCCACACCG GCCTTCCCCCCGGGTCCCTACGCTACACCTCCGGGGTACGGGGCGGCCTTCAGCGCCGCACCCGTAGGGGCCCTGGCCGCCGCAGGCGCCAATTACAGCCAGATGCCTGCAGGGTCCTTCATCACAG CCGCCACCAACGGCCCTCCAGTGCT